In Jejubacter calystegiae, the following are encoded in one genomic region:
- the cueO gene encoding multicopper oxidase CueO, protein MQRRDFLKYSAALGVLSSFPLLSGRLYAAERPRLPIPTLLEPDAQSSIRLTAQVGKSMLAGHQATTWGYNGSLLGPALRLEQGKKVNVEIHNRLSESTTVHWHGLEIPGEVDGGPQGVIASGASRRVSFTPQQRAATCWFHPHQHGKTGHQVAMGLAGLVLIDDLESRQLMLPKQWGIDDIPLIIQDKRFDADGQIDYQLDVMSAAVGWFGDTLLCNGVNYPQFGALRGWLRLRLLNGCNARSLELATSDGRPMYVVGSDGGLLAEPVKVESLPVLMGERFEVLVEVKDAKPFEIMALPVTQMGMQVAPFDKPQPVVRIQPVPVHGSGELPDTLAKVPELPKLEGLNTRWLQLMMDPRLDQMGMQALMAKYGQEAMAGMDHGAMGHGDMEQMKGGMGHSAMDHGAMGRMANGDRKLDIYNANKINGKAFDMNTPSFNVPRGQYERWIISGEGDMMLHPFHIHGTQFRILSEDGKPPAVHRRGWKDTVRVEGKRSEVLVRFDHTAPAQHSYMAHCHLLEHEDTGMMLGFTVG, encoded by the coding sequence ATGCAACGCCGCGATTTTCTGAAGTATTCTGCCGCGCTGGGCGTACTCAGTAGTTTCCCTTTGCTTAGCGGTCGTCTTTATGCCGCAGAGCGCCCGCGGTTACCGATTCCCACACTGCTGGAACCCGACGCTCAGAGCTCGATTCGCCTGACGGCCCAGGTCGGGAAAAGCATGCTGGCGGGCCATCAGGCAACCACCTGGGGTTATAACGGCTCTCTGCTGGGGCCGGCGCTGCGCCTTGAGCAGGGTAAAAAGGTCAACGTTGAAATTCATAACCGGCTGTCGGAAAGCACCACGGTACACTGGCACGGCCTGGAAATCCCCGGTGAAGTGGACGGTGGCCCTCAGGGCGTAATTGCCTCAGGCGCGAGTCGCCGGGTTTCGTTCACGCCGCAGCAGCGCGCCGCCACCTGCTGGTTCCACCCGCATCAGCACGGTAAAACCGGCCATCAGGTCGCGATGGGCCTGGCCGGACTGGTTCTGATTGATGACCTGGAAAGCCGCCAGTTGATGCTGCCGAAGCAGTGGGGAATCGATGATATTCCGCTGATTATTCAGGATAAACGCTTCGATGCCGATGGCCAGATCGACTATCAACTGGACGTCATGAGCGCCGCGGTAGGCTGGTTTGGCGATACACTGTTATGCAACGGCGTTAATTACCCTCAATTCGGCGCGCTGCGCGGCTGGCTGCGACTGCGCCTGTTGAACGGCTGTAACGCCCGCTCGCTGGAGCTGGCGACCAGCGACGGTCGCCCGATGTATGTGGTAGGCAGCGACGGCGGTCTGCTGGCGGAGCCGGTGAAGGTCGAAAGCCTGCCTGTGCTGATGGGGGAACGCTTTGAGGTGTTGGTGGAAGTGAAGGATGCCAAACCCTTCGAGATTATGGCGCTACCGGTGACACAGATGGGGATGCAGGTTGCACCCTTTGATAAACCTCAGCCGGTGGTGCGTATCCAGCCAGTACCGGTTCACGGCTCCGGCGAGCTGCCGGATACCCTGGCGAAGGTGCCTGAACTCCCGAAGCTTGAAGGGCTTAATACCCGCTGGCTGCAACTGATGATGGATCCCCGCCTGGATCAGATGGGCATGCAGGCACTGATGGCAAAATATGGTCAGGAGGCTATGGCCGGGATGGATCACGGTGCTATGGGCCATGGCGATATGGAACAGATGAAAGGGGGAATGGGCCATAGCGCGATGGATCATGGTGCTATGGGCAGGATGGCGAACGGCGATCGGAAGCTGGATATCTATAACGCCAATAAGATTAACGGCAAGGCCTTCGACATGAACACCCCGTCATTTAACGTGCCGCGCGGGCAGTACGAGCGCTGGATCATCTCCGGTGAAGGCGACATGATGCTGCATCCGTTCCACATCCACGGTACCCAGTTCCGTATTTTGTCGGAAGACGGCAAGCCGCCAGCGGTGCATCGCCGCGGCTGGAAAGATACGGTGCGGGTGGAAGGCAAGCGCAGCGAAGTGCTGGTACGTTTCGATCATACCGCCCCTGCGCAACACAGCTATATGGCCCACTGCCATCTGCTGGAACATGAAGATACCGGGATGATGTTGGGTTTTACCGTGGGTTGA
- a CDS encoding SDR family NAD(P)-dependent oxidoreductase has product MRHAIVTGASSGIGEAVVNRLLADGWRVTGLSRTPVVRDETLFDSISVDLSDSVRLQALLPELPVPDALIHAAGMMAAAPLGELDPVVSQRLWQLHVGGAEMLVNFFAPRMSAGGRIVIVGSRTSRGAAGRSQYVATKAALVGMVRSWAAELAQKGITVNVVAPGATQTPMLHAPGRESASVRVPPIGRLIKPQEVASLTAWLLGEDAAPVTGQEMVICGGASLS; this is encoded by the coding sequence ATGCGTCATGCGATTGTGACCGGTGCCAGCTCCGGGATTGGAGAGGCGGTTGTCAACCGCCTGCTGGCCGACGGTTGGCGGGTTACCGGCCTGAGCCGTACCCCGGTTGTTCGGGATGAGACGTTATTTGACAGCATCAGTGTTGACCTTAGCGATAGTGTGCGACTCCAGGCGCTATTACCCGAACTTCCGGTGCCAGATGCGCTTATCCACGCGGCTGGAATGATGGCGGCCGCGCCGCTGGGGGAACTGGATCCGGTGGTAAGCCAGCGTCTGTGGCAGTTGCATGTCGGGGGAGCGGAAATGCTGGTCAACTTTTTTGCCCCCCGTATGTCGGCTGGCGGGCGCATCGTAATTGTTGGTAGCCGAACCTCAAGAGGGGCGGCTGGTCGCTCACAATATGTTGCGACCAAAGCTGCGCTGGTGGGGATGGTCAGAAGCTGGGCAGCGGAACTGGCTCAGAAGGGGATTACGGTGAATGTGGTTGCGCCTGGCGCCACGCAAACGCCAATGCTGCACGCCCCTGGCCGGGAAAGCGCATCGGTACGGGTGCCGCCCATCGGCAGACTGATTAAGCCGCAGGAGGTGGCATCCTTAACGGCCTGGCTACTGGGAGAGGACGCGGCGCCGGTTACTGGCCAGGAGATGGTGATATGTGGCGGTGCATCGCTATCCTGA
- a CDS encoding sialidase family protein, translated as MTVTVNRDGVLHSQGQDNAVMTAMLPSECPQNHAANILPLPDGSLMCVWFGGTQEGIADISVWGSRLGVGGDRWSDAVKLSCDPERSEQNPVLFLAPDNVLWLMWTAQISGNQDTAIVRYRQSQDMGKTWGDIATLLDKPGTFIRQPVTVLNNGNWLLPVFYCRTQPGEKWVGNDDISAVKISADNGKSWRDVEVPESLGCVHMNITPLADGTLVALFRSRWADNIYLSRSDDSGESWSVPEPTSLPNNNSSIQVTTLQDGKLALVFNHMSAAGAPERRASLYDEIDDGDDSRKEPTVTDGRTAFWGAPRAPMTVALSPDGGKTWPWQRNLDEGDGYCMTNNSQDKLNREFSYPSIKQGEDGQLHIAYTYFRQAIKYVRISPEWIQGAE; from the coding sequence ATGACTGTAACCGTAAATCGCGATGGCGTTCTTCATTCACAGGGACAGGATAACGCGGTGATGACTGCGATGTTACCCTCGGAATGTCCACAGAATCATGCGGCCAATATTCTGCCGCTGCCGGACGGCTCTCTGATGTGCGTCTGGTTTGGCGGCACCCAGGAAGGCATTGCCGACATCTCGGTCTGGGGTTCGCGGCTGGGGGTTGGCGGCGATCGCTGGAGTGATGCCGTAAAACTTTCCTGTGACCCGGAACGTTCGGAGCAGAATCCGGTATTGTTTCTCGCGCCTGATAATGTCCTGTGGCTGATGTGGACTGCGCAAATCTCCGGTAATCAGGATACCGCTATTGTGCGCTATCGTCAGTCGCAGGATATGGGCAAAACCTGGGGGGATATTGCGACACTGCTCGATAAACCAGGCACTTTTATTCGCCAGCCGGTGACTGTGTTGAACAATGGTAACTGGTTACTGCCCGTTTTCTATTGTCGTACTCAGCCGGGTGAAAAATGGGTCGGTAATGATGATATTAGCGCAGTCAAAATTTCTGCTGATAACGGAAAAAGCTGGCGGGATGTGGAAGTTCCTGAAAGCCTGGGCTGTGTTCATATGAATATTACGCCGCTGGCGGACGGTACTCTGGTTGCACTGTTCCGCAGCCGCTGGGCCGATAATATTTACCTGAGCCGTTCTGATGATAGCGGTGAAAGCTGGTCTGTGCCTGAGCCGACCTCATTGCCCAATAATAACTCTTCCATTCAGGTCACGACGCTACAGGATGGCAAGCTGGCACTGGTTTTCAATCATATGAGTGCAGCAGGGGCGCCGGAGCGCCGTGCATCGCTGTATGATGAAATTGATGATGGCGATGACAGCCGTAAGGAGCCGACGGTAACCGATGGGCGCACGGCATTTTGGGGAGCCCCCCGGGCGCCGATGACCGTCGCGCTTTCCCCCGATGGCGGTAAAACCTGGCCCTGGCAGCGCAATCTTGATGAGGGTGATGGTTACTGCATGACCAATAACTCTCAGGATAAGCTCAACCGTGAATTTTCCTATCCCAGCATTAAACAGGGGGAGGACGGCCAGCTGCATATCGCCTATACGTATTTCAGGCAGGCGATTAAGTATGTGCGCATCTCTCCCGAATGGATTCAGGGGGCGGAGTGA
- the speD gene encoding adenosylmethionine decarboxylase: MKKLKLHGFNNLTKSLSFCIYDICYAKTAEERDGYIAYIDELYNANRLTEILTETCSIIGANILNIARQDYEPQGASVTILVSEEPVDPKLIDPSERPGPLPDAVVAHLDKSHICVHTYPESHPEGGLCTFRADIEVSTCGVISPLSALNYLIHQLESDIVTVDYRVRGFTRDVNGMKHFIDHEINSIQNFMSDDMKALYDMVDVNVYQENIFHTKMLLKEFDLKHYMFHTKPEDLTEEERQTITDLLWKEMREIYYGRNIPSV; this comes from the coding sequence TTGAAAAAACTCAAACTGCATGGCTTTAACAACCTGACCAAAAGCCTGAGTTTTTGCATTTACGACATCTGTTACGCTAAGACGGCAGAGGAGCGTGACGGCTATATCGCCTATATCGATGAGCTGTATAACGCTAACCGTCTTACCGAAATACTGACCGAAACCTGCTCCATCATCGGCGCCAATATTCTGAATATCGCGCGTCAGGATTATGAGCCGCAGGGGGCCAGCGTCACTATTCTGGTGAGCGAAGAGCCCGTAGACCCCAAACTGATTGACCCGAGCGAACGTCCCGGCCCGCTGCCGGACGCCGTCGTGGCCCACCTCGATAAGAGCCATATTTGCGTGCACACCTATCCGGAAAGCCATCCGGAAGGCGGGCTCTGCACCTTCCGTGCCGATATCGAAGTTTCAACCTGCGGCGTGATTTCCCCGCTTAGCGCGTTGAACTATCTGATTCACCAACTGGAATCCGATATCGTCACCGTCGACTACCGGGTAAGGGGATTTACCCGCGACGTGAATGGCATGAAGCACTTTATTGACCACGAGATCAATTCGATTCAGAACTTTATGTCCGACGACATGAAAGCGCTGTATGACATGGTTGATGTCAACGTCTACCAGGAAAACATCTTCCACACCAAAATGCTGCTGAAGGAGTTCGACCTGAAGCACTATATGTTCCACACCAAACCGGAAGATTTAACTGAGGAAGAGCGTCAGACCATTACCGATCTGCTATGGAAAGAGATGCGCGAGATCTACTACGGACGCAATATTCCGTCGGTCTGA
- a CDS encoding YhcH/YjgK/YiaL family protein, with the protein MIIGQLKALPVAGLSAYLREILGDPRCHFEALRAREDGRWQPEGADWYCTIGPATTQPVSLRHTEYHRQWADIQVMLEGAEIIHVGTLPVPDPADEERKPDLFITANARHNVCITLDPGDFAVFFPGEPHQALCAVGEPQTVRKAVFKVPLSKLGG; encoded by the coding sequence ATGATTATTGGTCAGCTAAAAGCGCTTCCCGTCGCAGGCTTATCGGCGTATTTACGGGAGATTCTTGGCGACCCTCGCTGTCATTTCGAGGCGTTGCGGGCGCGGGAAGATGGCCGCTGGCAGCCCGAAGGCGCTGACTGGTATTGCACCATTGGTCCGGCAACCACACAACCGGTCTCTTTGCGTCATACCGAATATCATCGTCAGTGGGCCGACATTCAGGTCATGCTGGAAGGTGCCGAAATCATTCATGTCGGTACGTTACCGGTCCCGGACCCGGCCGATGAAGAGCGTAAACCGGATCTGTTTATTACCGCTAATGCGCGGCATAACGTGTGCATCACCTTAGATCCGGGAGATTTTGCGGTTTTCTTCCCCGGCGAGCCTCACCAGGCGCTCTGTGCCGTTGGCGAGCCGCAAACGGTCCGCAAAGCCGTATTTAAAGTACCGCTAAGCAAACTGGGGGGATAA
- a CDS encoding HlyD family secretion protein, protein METLMLLTYAALCIVIFKLFKIPLNKWTVPTAVLGGIIMIGALVLVMNYNTPYTRMGSQVFRSVPIVPQVRGRVIEVPVKPNQPLRQGDVLFRIDPTPFQAEVDNLKAQVKEASQGALSLDASLSGARAELQRAVAQRDKDQREYARFQAGYAKGAFSDQMIDSRRQNYKASQAAVEAAQAKVREAKLALDSEINGDNTAVAALMAELRKAQFKLDHTVVRAPSDGYVTQVGLRPGVMATALGLAPVMTFIPTDTHQSASYVAAFRQNSLQRLKPGYKAEFIFPAIPGKVFAGEVVQVLPAIGESQLQAQGKLLTTSALQTDGRALVMLNVTDKRLAAYPLPQGTSVEVAVYSDHFHHLAMIRKILIRMKSWQNFLYLDH, encoded by the coding sequence ATGGAAACGTTAATGTTACTGACCTACGCGGCGCTGTGTATTGTTATCTTTAAGTTATTTAAAATCCCGCTGAATAAATGGACCGTACCGACTGCGGTACTGGGGGGCATTATTATGATTGGCGCCCTGGTATTAGTAATGAATTACAACACGCCCTATACCCGAATGGGCAGCCAGGTTTTTCGTTCGGTGCCGATTGTTCCCCAGGTGCGAGGTCGGGTGATTGAGGTGCCGGTGAAACCGAATCAGCCGCTCAGGCAGGGCGATGTTCTGTTCCGTATCGATCCCACGCCATTTCAGGCCGAGGTAGATAATCTGAAGGCTCAGGTGAAAGAGGCCAGCCAGGGGGCGCTATCGCTGGATGCCAGCCTTTCAGGCGCCCGGGCGGAACTTCAGCGAGCGGTGGCACAGCGTGATAAAGACCAGCGTGAGTACGCCCGTTTCCAGGCCGGATATGCCAAAGGGGCATTTTCCGACCAGATGATCGACAGCCGTCGGCAAAACTATAAAGCATCTCAGGCGGCCGTAGAGGCGGCACAGGCGAAGGTGCGCGAAGCGAAGCTGGCGCTGGATTCGGAAATCAACGGCGATAATACCGCCGTGGCGGCGCTGATGGCGGAATTGCGTAAGGCGCAGTTTAAGCTGGACCATACCGTAGTGCGCGCGCCTTCTGATGGCTATGTCACTCAGGTGGGGCTGCGTCCGGGCGTGATGGCAACGGCGCTGGGGCTGGCGCCGGTGATGACCTTTATTCCGACCGATACTCACCAGTCTGCGAGCTACGTCGCCGCGTTTCGCCAGAATTCGCTCCAGCGCCTGAAGCCGGGTTACAAGGCGGAGTTTATCTTCCCGGCCATTCCCGGCAAGGTGTTTGCAGGCGAAGTGGTGCAGGTGCTGCCCGCTATTGGCGAAAGTCAGCTTCAGGCCCAGGGAAAACTGCTGACCACCTCGGCGCTACAGACCGACGGCCGCGCGCTGGTCATGCTGAATGTCACCGATAAACGGCTGGCCGCCTATCCTCTGCCGCAGGGAACTTCGGTGGAAGTGGCGGTCTATTCGGACCATTTTCACCACCTGGCGATGATTCGTAAAATCCTGATTCGTATGAAAAGCTGGCAGAATTTCCTCTACCTGGATCACTAA
- a CDS encoding sodium:solute symporter family protein has protein sequence MNTFTAEDTLIIVGIVIAYIIFTTWLTFRIRSKNSGDFMEGSRAMPAFIVGILLMSEYIGAKSTIGTAQAAFESGIAASWSVLGAAIGFPLFGLILVKRVYSTGKITISGAIAEKYGNSTKNIISVIMIYALLLVNVGNYVSGAAAISTVLQVNLPVAAFITAIVSTFYFAFGGMKGVAWVTMLHSALKYIGLLVILGFALSKTGGFSPMIEKMPEFYWTWDGNIGISTIIAWLIGTIGSIFCTQFVIQAISSTRDVKSAKRSTWVAFFFCLPIAFAIAIIGVAAKYLHPEINSLYAMPVFLQDMNPWMAGLVTTSLVASIFVSVSTVALAIASLVVKDFYVPMRNPTPEQEFKATRWISLFIGFLPLIFVLLVPEVLKLSFFTRAIRLSITVVAIIAFYAPFFKSARGANCALLGACVVTSVWYLLGDPFGINNMYIALLTPALIMGIDRLIPNKAEYKAPGHVKNIGV, from the coding sequence ATGAACACATTTACCGCTGAAGATACCCTGATTATTGTCGGAATCGTTATTGCCTATATTATTTTTACCACATGGCTGACTTTCCGTATCCGAAGTAAAAACTCGGGTGATTTTATGGAAGGGTCTCGCGCCATGCCGGCTTTTATTGTCGGTATCCTTTTAATGTCTGAATATATCGGCGCCAAATCCACCATCGGTACGGCTCAGGCCGCTTTCGAAAGTGGTATTGCTGCTTCCTGGTCGGTGCTTGGCGCCGCCATTGGCTTCCCGTTATTCGGGTTGATACTGGTTAAGCGGGTTTACAGCACCGGTAAAATTACGATTTCCGGGGCGATTGCAGAGAAATATGGCAACAGCACCAAAAATATTATCTCGGTCATTATGATTTATGCCCTGTTGCTGGTTAACGTCGGTAACTACGTGAGCGGGGCCGCGGCGATATCAACGGTATTACAGGTGAATTTACCGGTCGCTGCCTTTATCACCGCCATTGTCAGTACCTTCTATTTTGCCTTTGGTGGGATGAAAGGGGTGGCATGGGTGACGATGCTGCATAGCGCCCTGAAATATATTGGATTGTTGGTTATCCTGGGATTTGCCTTGTCGAAAACCGGTGGCTTTAGTCCGATGATCGAAAAAATGCCGGAGTTCTACTGGACCTGGGACGGCAATATCGGCATCAGTACTATTATTGCCTGGCTTATCGGGACGATTGGCTCCATTTTCTGCACCCAGTTTGTTATTCAGGCTATCTCATCTACCCGGGATGTAAAATCGGCAAAGCGTTCAACCTGGGTCGCCTTTTTCTTCTGTCTGCCGATAGCCTTTGCTATCGCCATTATTGGCGTGGCGGCGAAATACCTGCACCCGGAAATTAATAGCCTGTATGCCATGCCGGTTTTCCTGCAGGATATGAACCCGTGGATGGCCGGTCTGGTCACGACATCGCTGGTGGCCTCTATCTTTGTCAGCGTCAGTACGGTGGCGCTGGCGATTGCGTCATTGGTGGTGAAGGACTTCTATGTACCGATGCGCAACCCCACGCCGGAACAGGAATTTAAAGCCACCCGCTGGATATCGCTGTTCATCGGCTTCCTGCCGTTAATCTTTGTGCTGCTGGTGCCGGAGGTGCTTAAACTTTCCTTCTTTACCCGCGCTATCCGCCTGTCGATTACCGTGGTCGCCATTATCGCTTTCTATGCCCCTTTCTTTAAGAGCGCTCGTGGCGCCAACTGCGCACTGCTCGGCGCCTGTGTGGTGACCTCTGTCTGGTATCTGCTGGGCGATCCCTTTGGTATTAATAATATGTATATCGCGCTGCTCACCCCGGCATTAATTATGGGTATCGATCGTTTGATCCCCAATAAAGCGGAATATAAAGCCCCGGGTCACGTTAAAAATATTGGAGTTTAA
- the speE gene encoding polyamine aminopropyltransferase: MSDNKLWHETLHDHFGQYFSVDNVLYHEKTEHQDLVIFENAAFGRVMALDGVVQTTERDEFIYHEMLTHVPLLAHGHAKRVLIIGGGDGGMLREVCRHSSLESITMVEIDAGVVSFCRQYLPKHSAGSYDDPRFNLVIDDGVNFVNSTTQTFDVIISDCTDPIGPGESLFTSAFYEGCKRCLNPGGIFVAQNGVCFLQQDEVLDSHRKLSHYFKDVSFYQAAIPTYYGGIMTFAWATDNEALRHLRPDTIQARFHSAGIRCRYYNPAIHSAAFALPQYLQDALSGQAS; this comes from the coding sequence GTGAGCGATAACAAGCTGTGGCATGAAACGCTGCATGACCATTTTGGTCAGTACTTTAGCGTCGATAACGTGCTTTACCATGAGAAGACCGAACATCAGGATCTGGTCATTTTCGAAAACGCGGCCTTTGGCCGGGTAATGGCGCTGGACGGCGTGGTGCAGACCACCGAGCGCGACGAATTTATCTATCATGAAATGCTGACTCACGTTCCGCTGCTGGCCCATGGCCACGCGAAACGGGTGCTGATTATCGGCGGCGGCGACGGCGGTATGCTGCGCGAAGTCTGCCGTCATAGCAGTCTGGAAAGCATCACCATGGTGGAAATCGACGCCGGCGTGGTCTCTTTCTGCCGTCAGTACCTGCCCAAACACAGCGCAGGCAGCTACGACGATCCGCGCTTTAATCTGGTCATTGATGACGGCGTTAACTTTGTCAACAGCACGACGCAGACCTTCGATGTGATTATCTCTGACTGTACCGATCCCATCGGTCCGGGCGAGAGCCTGTTCACTTCGGCCTTCTATGAAGGGTGCAAACGCTGCCTGAACCCGGGTGGTATTTTTGTGGCCCAGAACGGCGTCTGCTTCCTGCAGCAGGACGAAGTCCTCGACAGTCATCGCAAACTGAGCCACTACTTTAAGGATGTGAGTTTCTACCAGGCGGCGATTCCGACCTACTACGGCGGCATCATGACCTTTGCCTGGGCGACCGACAACGAAGCGCTGCGTCATCTGCGTCCCGACACCATTCAGGCACGGTTCCACAGCGCCGGTATCCGCTGCCGCTATTACAATCCGGCGATCCATTCGGCAGCTTTCGCTCTGCCGCAGTATCTACAAGATGCCCTGTCCGGACAGGCATCCTAA
- a CDS encoding dihydrodipicolinate synthase family protein, whose product MSNKIDGVLTAIVTPFDSEGALNLKALKEQITRQRQAGNSIFCGGTNGEFFVLNEKEKVTVTQTCVDEVAGQAHVVAHIGEISTRETIRLGKQIEKLGVDAVSVITPYFVPLQQQELIAHYTSIADALTVPLFLYNIPARTGNTIEPETARILAAHPNIIGIKDSAGSYQSLSGFLNAVKDIDDFDVLNGPDSLIHQGFVEGCSACISGLANVAPKAINSIWSRYKAGDIDGSRQAQESVTQLRSELYQVAFSPAAVKKALQLMGYAVGESRYAVEFSPQQESVIRQLIANIAHE is encoded by the coding sequence ATGAGTAACAAAATCGACGGTGTACTGACCGCTATTGTGACCCCGTTTGACAGCGAAGGTGCGCTGAATCTGAAAGCGCTAAAGGAGCAGATTACCCGACAGCGGCAGGCAGGAAACAGTATCTTTTGCGGTGGTACTAACGGTGAATTTTTTGTGCTTAATGAAAAGGAGAAAGTGACCGTGACTCAAACCTGCGTCGATGAAGTCGCAGGGCAGGCTCATGTGGTGGCTCACATTGGTGAGATATCCACGCGCGAGACCATCCGTCTGGGAAAGCAGATTGAAAAACTGGGCGTGGACGCGGTATCGGTGATTACGCCTTATTTCGTTCCACTGCAGCAACAGGAGTTAATCGCCCATTATACGTCCATTGCCGATGCGCTGACCGTGCCCCTGTTTCTTTATAACATCCCGGCGCGCACTGGAAATACGATTGAGCCAGAGACGGCGAGAATATTGGCGGCACACCCGAATATCATCGGTATTAAAGATAGCGCCGGAAGCTATCAAAGCCTGAGCGGTTTTCTTAATGCGGTAAAGGATATCGACGATTTTGATGTGTTAAATGGCCCGGATTCGCTTATTCATCAGGGATTTGTAGAGGGCTGCTCCGCCTGTATTTCCGGGCTGGCAAATGTAGCGCCGAAGGCGATAAATTCCATCTGGTCGCGCTATAAAGCGGGGGATATTGATGGCTCCCGTCAGGCGCAGGAGAGCGTGACGCAGCTACGTAGTGAGCTTTACCAGGTGGCGTTCTCTCCTGCGGCAGTCAAAAAAGCATTACAGCTTATGGGTTATGCCGTTGGCGAAAGTCGTTACGCCGTTGAATTTAGCCCGCAACAGGAAAGCGTTATTCGCCAGCTCATTGCGAATATTGCCCACGAATAA
- a CDS encoding YacC family pilotin-like protein, protein MKKFVRAMLLGGLLGFSTASQALNESEAEDMADLTAVFVFLKNDCGYDHLPNDQIRRALVFFARQNQWDLSNYENYDMKRLGEESYRDLSGIAVPTQKKCKALARDSLSLLAWAK, encoded by the coding sequence ATGAAGAAGTTTGTCAGGGCAATGCTGTTGGGCGGCCTGCTGGGGTTTTCCACCGCCAGCCAGGCGCTTAACGAATCAGAAGCGGAAGATATGGCCGATCTCACGGCAGTTTTTGTCTTTCTTAAGAATGACTGCGGTTACGATCACCTGCCTAATGACCAGATCCGTCGCGCGCTGGTTTTCTTCGCACGACAGAATCAGTGGGATCTGAGCAATTACGAAAATTACGATATGAAGCGGCTGGGTGAAGAGAGCTATCGCGATCTGAGCGGCATTGCCGTACCCACCCAGAAGAAGTGTAAAGCGCTGGCCCGTGACTCCCTCAGCCTGCTCGCCTGGGCGAAGTAA
- a CDS encoding DUF3302 domain-containing protein translates to MTLDYVALGIFIAVALIIFYGIIVIHDIPYEIAKKRNHPHQDAIHYAGWVSLFTLHVLWPLLWIWATLWREDRGWGIQQIAQEQHDIQHHMAQLNNQIDELRQEIAVLKTANNPHSQQEEQ, encoded by the coding sequence ATGACCCTGGATTATGTTGCTCTGGGAATATTCATCGCCGTGGCGTTGATTATTTTCTACGGCATTATCGTGATACACGATATTCCCTATGAAATTGCTAAAAAGCGCAATCATCCGCATCAGGATGCCATCCATTATGCCGGATGGGTCAGTCTGTTCACGCTGCACGTCCTGTGGCCGCTACTGTGGATCTGGGCCACGCTGTGGCGTGAAGACCGGGGCTGGGGCATTCAGCAAATTGCCCAGGAACAGCATGATATTCAGCACCATATGGCGCAATTGAATAACCAGATTGATGAATTACGTCAGGAAATCGCTGTGTTGAAAACCGCCAATAACCCGCATTCGCAGCAGGAGGAACAATAA